A window of the Deltaproteobacteria bacterium genome harbors these coding sequences:
- a CDS encoding alanine--glyoxylate aminotransferase family protein — TDDWHIDILVSGSQKALMLPPGLAFASVSEKAWGLNKTASLPRFYFDFAKERKSLAKNTGAYTSAVTLIIGLQQVLRQIKTLGLEAVFARNKRLSEATKAGIKALGLKFYAEENPSESLTAIQAPEGINGQDVVKIMREKYGVTIAGGQAQAKGKIFRISHMGYVNEFDVIVALSALELALKDLGYPVELGAGVRAAEMVFGG; from the coding sequence AGACCGACGATTGGCATATTGATATCCTGGTTTCCGGTTCACAGAAGGCCTTGATGCTTCCCCCGGGACTGGCCTTCGCCAGTGTCAGCGAAAAGGCCTGGGGATTGAACAAAACCGCTAGCCTGCCCCGGTTTTATTTTGACTTCGCCAAAGAACGCAAATCCCTGGCCAAGAATACCGGCGCTTATACTTCAGCAGTTACCTTGATTATCGGTTTGCAGCAGGTCTTAAGACAGATCAAAACCCTCGGTTTGGAAGCCGTTTTTGCCCGGAATAAACGTCTTTCCGAGGCCACCAAGGCCGGTATCAAGGCCCTGGGGCTGAAATTCTATGCCGAAGAAAATCCTTCGGAATCCCTGACCGCCATCCAGGCTCCGGAAGGCATCAATGGACAGGATGTGGTCAAGATCATGCGGGAAAAATACGGGGTGACCATCGCCGGCGGCCAGGCCCAGGCCAAAGGGAAGATCTTCCGCATCTCTCATATGGGTTATGTCAATGAATTCGACGTGATTGTTGCCTTATCGGCCCTGGAATTGGCCCTGAAAGATTTAGGCTATCCGGTGGAACTCGGGGCCGGGGTTAGGGCGGCGGAAATGGTGTTCGGGGGGTAG
- a CDS encoding phosphoglycerate dehydrogenase gives MKILISDNLSEKGVEIFAKAKGIEVDVKTGLAPEELKTIIKDYDGLVIRSATKVTAEIIEAAANLKVVGRAGIGLDNVDIPAASQRGIVVMNTPEGNTITTAEHTISLLVSMARKIPQATASLKDKKWEKKKFQGKELFNKTLGIIGTGKIGSIVADRAKGLKMQVIAFDPFIQPEILLKQGIEPVTLEELYQRAQFITIHTPKTKDTLGLINAQAIERMQDGVMIVNCSRGGIVDEKALYDGLVSGKVGGAALDVFETEPPGNNPLLSLDNFICTPHLGASTAEAQENVAVAIAEQIVDFLLHGVIKNAVNVPSVSANLLERVKPYLVLAERLGSFQAQILQGGMTEVSVEYLGEVASYDTKPMTVSLLKGLLTPILKDVVNFVNAPILAKERGIRVIESKTDTVDDFLILITLRVKTQKMESSISGTLFGKYEPRIVRLNNFRLEANPEGHMLLIHNEDKPGIIGNIGLTLGKHRINIERMQVGQEKEKGENIILLTTDQAVSAQALKELTALPSVISARPLEL, from the coding sequence ATGAAAATTCTGATCAGTGATAATTTGTCGGAAAAAGGGGTCGAGATCTTTGCCAAGGCCAAGGGAATCGAAGTGGATGTCAAAACCGGCCTGGCCCCGGAAGAATTAAAGACGATCATTAAAGACTATGACGGTTTGGTTATACGCAGTGCCACCAAGGTTACCGCTGAAATCATCGAAGCGGCCGCTAACCTGAAAGTGGTCGGGCGGGCCGGGATAGGCCTGGATAATGTCGATATACCGGCTGCTTCCCAGAGGGGTATCGTGGTCATGAACACCCCGGAGGGCAACACCATCACCACGGCGGAACATACTATTTCCCTGCTGGTGTCTATGGCCCGAAAAATCCCCCAGGCCACGGCCTCCCTTAAAGATAAAAAATGGGAGAAAAAGAAATTCCAAGGAAAAGAACTTTTTAACAAGACCCTGGGGATCATCGGCACCGGGAAAATCGGCAGTATCGTGGCTGACCGGGCCAAGGGTCTCAAGATGCAGGTTATTGCCTTTGACCCCTTTATTCAGCCGGAAATCCTTTTGAAACAGGGGATCGAGCCGGTCACTCTGGAAGAACTCTATCAACGGGCCCAGTTTATTACCATTCATACCCCCAAAACCAAGGATACCCTGGGATTGATCAATGCCCAGGCCATTGAGCGGATGCAGGACGGTGTGATGATTGTTAATTGTTCCAGAGGCGGGATTGTGGATGAAAAGGCCCTCTATGACGGATTGGTCAGCGGAAAGGTGGGGGGAGCGGCTCTGGATGTCTTTGAAACCGAACCACCGGGAAACAACCCTCTTCTTTCGTTAGATAATTTCATTTGTACCCCCCATTTAGGGGCTTCCACTGCCGAAGCCCAGGAAAATGTGGCTGTGGCCATTGCCGAACAGATAGTCGATTTTTTGCTACATGGGGTCATCAAAAATGCGGTGAATGTCCCTTCGGTCAGCGCCAATCTGCTGGAAAGGGTCAAGCCCTATCTGGTCCTGGCCGAACGGCTGGGAAGCTTCCAAGCTCAGATTTTGCAAGGCGGGATGACCGAGGTCTCGGTTGAATACCTGGGTGAAGTGGCCAGCTATGATACTAAGCCTATGACTGTTTCCCTGCTAAAGGGCCTTTTGACCCCCATCTTGAAAGATGTGGTTAATTTCGTCAATGCCCCCATCCTGGCCAAGGAAAGGGGCATACGGGTGATTGAATCGAAAACCGATACGGTTGATGATTTTTTAATTCTCATAACTTTAAGGGTAAAGACCCAGAAAATGGAAAGTTCCATCTCGGGAACCTTATTCGGAAAATACGAACCCCGCATTGTCCGGTTGAATAACTTCCGTCTGGAAGCCAATCCCGAAGGGCATATGCTCCTGATTCATAATGAAGACAAACCCGGGATAATCGGAAATATCGGCCTGACTTTAGGGAAACATAGAATCAACATTGAACGGATGCAGGTCGGCCAGGAAAAAGAAAAGGGAGAAAATATTATCCTTTTAACCACCGATCAAGCTGTTTCGGCCCAGGCCCTCAAAGAACTCACGGCCCTGCCTTCGGTTATCTCGGCCAGGCCGCTGGAATTGTAG
- a CDS encoding IscA/HesB family protein, with translation MLTVTETAQTALKDYFEKQNLSSAIRVFLSQGGUSGPSLALALDESKENDKVYAIDGITYLVDKALEEQAKEIKVDYVDQMGRSGFSVTSGLSLGGGSCGTSCSC, from the coding sequence ATGTTGACAGTAACCGAAACGGCACAAACAGCCCTGAAAGATTATTTTGAAAAACAAAATCTTAGCTCGGCTATAAGAGTATTTTTAAGCCAGGGCGGCTGATCGGGGCCTTCATTGGCTCTGGCTCTGGATGAGTCCAAAGAAAATGATAAGGTCTATGCAATTGACGGAATCACCTACCTGGTAGACAAGGCATTGGAAGAACAGGCCAAAGAGATTAAAGTAGATTATGTCGATCAGATGGGGCGGTCGGGGTTTTCAGTGACTTCCGGATTGAGTTTGGGTGGCGGTTCCTGCGGGACTTCCTGCAGTTGTTAA
- a CDS encoding CoB--CoM heterodisulfide reductase subunit B, which produces MMKYALFLGCVIPVKYTGFEKATREVLKALDIELVDLPFSCCPSPTNLKLAHYDTWLALAARNLCLAEEAGLPILAMCNGCVNTLKEVNLILKQDLSRRNQVNQALEGSGHCFKGEIEVKHLLDVLFQEIGLDRIAEKVRTPLSGIRIGCHYGCHLYRPPRLMYPEDLSEAASYVPVSMDHILAVLGAQPTQYSRKFLCCGSALGTNIDVQAANEITREKLQHMKKHQIEAVAVACPSCFYQFDRGQLMLERKYHDGFGLPTLFISQLLGLAMGLERINLGLEDHRISLKPVLERIESPS; this is translated from the coding sequence ATGATGAAATATGCATTATTTTTAGGATGTGTCATCCCGGTCAAATACACGGGATTTGAAAAGGCCACCCGGGAAGTGCTGAAGGCCCTGGATATCGAGCTGGTGGACCTGCCCTTTTCCTGCTGTCCCTCCCCGACCAATTTGAAGCTGGCCCATTACGATACCTGGCTGGCCCTGGCGGCCCGTAATCTCTGCCTGGCCGAGGAGGCCGGACTTCCTATCCTGGCCATGTGCAACGGCTGTGTCAATACGCTGAAGGAAGTCAACCTGATCCTGAAACAGGACCTCTCAAGGCGCAACCAGGTCAATCAGGCCTTGGAAGGGTCCGGCCATTGTTTTAAAGGGGAGATCGAGGTCAAGCACCTCCTGGACGTCCTTTTTCAGGAAATCGGCCTGGACCGGATAGCCGAAAAGGTTCGCACTCCCCTGAGCGGAATCCGGATCGGTTGCCATTACGGCTGCCATTTATACCGCCCCCCCCGTCTTATGTATCCGGAAGACCTTTCCGAGGCGGCCAGTTACGTGCCCGTCAGTATGGACCATATCCTGGCCGTCCTTGGGGCCCAACCGACCCAATATTCCCGGAAATTCCTTTGTTGCGGCTCGGCCCTGGGGACTAATATTGACGTCCAGGCGGCCAATGAGATTACCCGTGAAAAACTGCAGCACATGAAAAAGCATCAGATCGAGGCCGTGGCCGTGGCCTGTCCTTCCTGCTTTTACCAGTTTGACCGGGGCCAACTGATGCTGGAAAGGAAGTATCATGACGGCTTCGGTCTACCCACGCTCTTTATTTCTCAGCTCCTCGGCTTGGCCATGGGTTTGGAGCGCATCAATCTCGGCTTGGAGGACCATCGCATCAGTCTCAAACCGGTTTTGGAAAGAATCGAAAGCCCTTCTTGA
- a CDS encoding 4Fe-4S dicluster domain-containing protein: protein MIKSIWELFNKEDLFECYQCARCTGSCPAAMVMKSYGPREILLRCLNLGQETVVRDERVWYCTTCHVCEDRCPQEINIPELLTAIFNLAAQRGNLPEKIKFAVDMIAKTGRSLIVNEKVLKDRQKLSLPPLSPLNIDEIEGILKKTGLNEVIELS from the coding sequence GTGATCAAAAGCATCTGGGAACTTTTTAATAAAGAAGACCTGTTTGAATGCTACCAGTGCGCCCGCTGTACGGGCAGTTGTCCGGCGGCCATGGTCATGAAATCCTATGGCCCCCGGGAAATCCTGCTCCGCTGTTTGAACCTGGGCCAGGAGACCGTGGTGAGGGATGAACGGGTCTGGTACTGTACCACCTGTCATGTCTGCGAAGACCGTTGCCCACAGGAAATCAATATCCCGGAATTATTAACGGCTATTTTTAACCTGGCTGCCCAGCGGGGTAATCTGCCGGAAAAAATAAAATTCGCCGTGGATATGATTGCCAAAACCGGCCGCAGTCTGATTGTCAACGAAAAGGTATTGAAAGACCGCCAGAAGCTGTCCTTGCCTCCCCTTAGTCCTCTGAATATCGACGAAATTGAGGGCATCCTTAAGAAAACCGGTTTAAATGAAGTGATTGAATTGAGTTGA